From the genome of Thermovenabulum gondwanense:
AATAATTAAAAATCCTCTATCCTATGAGGATGAGGAAATATTAAAAAAGATAGCCCAAAATTTAAAATTAACCTTTACAATGGAGCGGAGGCTCTACAATTTAGCATTGGCCTATAAAATTGTTAAAAAGGATAAGGATCTTGGTTTTTTAAAAGAATTCTTAAATATAAAACCAGATTCCAAGAGGGAAGTGAAATACTACTTTGAGCTCATTAAAAAGCGGCTTTCGGTTTAGCCCGTTTTCTCATTTATATATAGAAGAAAAAGCCTTAGAGTATCCTATTACCCGGGAAATAACGTCCAAGTTTTTAAATTCTAATAAAGTTTTAATAGGTGATTACAGGGAGGTCTTTACAAGACCCCGGCAGAGCTTTAACCTTCAAAAAAAAGCAGTCAAACTCATCCTTGCGGTAAAAAAAGGCGAATTTCTCTTTAAAGCACCGGAAGTGTGTCATGATTTCGGTTTTAGTAATTTTTACTACACATCGCCCATATTAAATTGCCCCTACAACTGCAGCTACTGCTTTTTAAAGGGCATGTATCCTTCTTCAAATTTAGTGATATTCGTTAATATTCAAGATTATTTGGAGGAAATCGAAAAACTGTGGGCGGAGAAGAAAAATCTATATATAGCATGCTCTTATGAGACGGATCTTTTAGCTATGGAACGAATCGTGCCGTATTCCCGGCGTTTTATAGATTTTTGCCGGGGAAAAAAGGGTTTAATTATAGAAGTAAGGACAAAAAGCGCAAACATTGACGCTATAAAGGATGTATTGCCGGCGGAAAATGCCGTACTTTCCTGGACAATATCCACTCCTTTTATTGCCGAAACTTATGAAAAAAATGCACCCGGTATAGAAAAAAGGGTAATGGCGATGAAAAAGGCGCAAGAGCTGGGTTTCAGGGTAAGGCTTTGCTTTGACCCGTTAATATATTACAAAGGGTTTGAGGAGGAATTTTATAAACTTATAGAGTACATCTTTGATAATATAGATAAATCTAAGGTAATGGATGCAGGTATCGGGGTATTCCGCATACCGAAGGAATATATGAAAAATATAAGGTCTTGTGGAATCTATGACGAAATCTTTTATTT
Proteins encoded in this window:
- a CDS encoding SPL family radical SAM protein, whose protein sequence is MSSLKSGFRFSPFSHLYIEEKALEYPITREITSKFLNSNKVLIGDYREVFTRPRQSFNLQKKAVKLILAVKKGEFLFKAPEVCHDFGFSNFYYTSPILNCPYNCSYCFLKGMYPSSNLVIFVNIQDYLEEIEKLWAEKKNLYIACSYETDLLAMERIVPYSRRFIDFCRGKKGLIIEVRTKSANIDAIKDVLPAENAVLSWTISTPFIAETYEKNAPGIEKRVMAMKKAQELGFRVRLCFDPLIYYKGFEEEFYKLIEYIFDNIDKSKVMDAGIGVFRIPKEYMKNIRSCGIYDEIFYFYYEEGKKVFSVEKSIKEKMVNIAVRELSKFLPQEKIFYL